A genomic region of bacterium contains the following coding sequences:
- a CDS encoding metallophosphoesterase: MSFLRTFFMAEVFRTLAFLLGAMQALILHWLWVVVLGHPVPPWPIAFGILALLVGLNVASYAPLRRARRREGTIGVVARSYMTAGVATLLLGMAVVALWAFALPTRLVLGAVGIAPKTQWEWLQLGGNTALLAAAGVILWGATLGQARYDRTNTRLPLPGLDPSLEGLRVVQISDLHIGNKMESERLDRLVDDVNAMQPDLLVLTGDLFDFDPAFVEAGAQGLSRLRARFGVFAVLGNHDMYTGATAVAEGLAAHAPNVRLLREEIVRLSTDAPLYLAGIDDPGRLWTDPELILDELEELGTHLPDDGPTILLSHRPDAVTQAARLGFAAVLAGHTHGGQIALPGMAVRVNLARLISRYPRGLFRVGETSLYVNRGAGVAGPAIRIAASREIATLELTSA; the protein is encoded by the coding sequence ATGAGTTTCTTGCGCACGTTCTTCATGGCGGAGGTCTTTCGTACCCTGGCGTTCCTGCTCGGGGCGATGCAGGCCCTCATCCTCCATTGGCTGTGGGTCGTGGTGCTAGGCCACCCGGTCCCCCCGTGGCCGATCGCCTTCGGAATCCTTGCGCTTCTGGTCGGCCTGAACGTGGCTTCATACGCACCCCTGCGCCGCGCCCGGCGCCGCGAAGGAACGATCGGTGTGGTTGCACGGAGCTATATGACGGCCGGGGTGGCGACGCTCCTGCTCGGCATGGCGGTGGTCGCGTTGTGGGCGTTTGCGCTGCCGACCCGGTTGGTGCTCGGCGCCGTCGGCATTGCGCCGAAGACCCAATGGGAGTGGCTTCAGCTCGGAGGCAACACGGCACTGCTGGCGGCTGCAGGCGTGATCCTCTGGGGCGCCACCCTCGGCCAGGCACGCTATGACCGGACCAACACCCGGCTGCCGCTTCCGGGCCTCGACCCATCGTTGGAAGGTCTTCGTGTCGTCCAGATCTCGGATCTTCATATTGGCAACAAGATGGAAAGCGAACGTCTGGATCGGCTCGTGGACGATGTCAACGCCATGCAGCCGGATCTGTTGGTACTGACGGGCGACCTCTTCGATTTCGATCCGGCGTTCGTCGAGGCCGGAGCGCAGGGGCTCTCCCGCTTGCGAGCGCGTTTCGGCGTGTTCGCCGTGCTGGGCAATCACGATATGTACACCGGTGCGACGGCGGTCGCCGAGGGTCTTGCGGCTCATGCACCCAACGTTCGATTGCTTCGCGAGGAGATCGTGCGTTTGTCAACGGATGCGCCCCTCTATCTTGCGGGCATCGATGACCCCGGGCGCTTGTGGACCGATCCGGAGCTGATCCTCGATGAACTGGAAGAGCTTGGGACGCATTTGCCCGACGATGGACCCACGATCCTCCTGAGTCATCGTCCCGATGCCGTGACCCAGGCAGCACGACTGGGCTTCGCGGCGGTACTCGCGGGCCATACCCACGGCGGCCAGATCGCATTGCCCGGCATGGCCGTCCGCGTGAACCTGGCCCGGCTGATTTCTCGCTATCCGCGAGGCCTGTTCCGGGTCGGAGAGACCAGCCTCTACGTGAACCGCGGCGCAGGTGTGGCCGGGCCGGCGATCCGCATCGCGGCGTCCCGTGAGATCGCGACCCTCGAACTCACATCCGCCTGA
- a CDS encoding tetratricopeptide repeat protein has protein sequence MSDAVAHYKEAFDHYLNERLEPAIEAYRRCVEADPGHARAWNGLAMSLEKLGQLDAAIEAGKKLVELEPDEPLSHTSLSIFYQQKGMIPEAEEEKAIAMRLQMAALKKK, from the coding sequence ATGAGTGATGCCGTGGCCCACTACAAGGAAGCCTTCGACCACTACCTGAACGAGCGCCTCGAGCCGGCGATCGAGGCCTACCGCCGCTGTGTAGAGGCCGACCCCGGCCACGCACGGGCCTGGAACGGGCTCGCCATGAGCCTCGAAAAGCTGGGGCAGCTCGATGCCGCCATCGAAGCAGGCAAGAAGCTCGTCGAGCTCGAGCCCGACGAGCCTCTCAGCCACACCAGCCTTTCCATCTTCTATCAGCAGAAGGGCATGATCCCCGAGGCGGAAGAGGAGAAGGCCATCGCGATGCGTCTTCAGATGGCGGCGCTGAAAAAGAAGTAG